A single genomic interval of Rhizobium leguminosarum bv. trifolii WSM1325 harbors:
- a CDS encoding conserved hypothetical protein (KEGG: rec:RHECIAT_CH0002440 hypothetical protein) — protein MLIIFGGLPGSGKTTIARALAERLNAVHVRVDTIEQAIRASGIADDAGPAGYIVAYGIAGDNLTLGRTVIADSVNPLRITRSAWLSVAQAAGVTAAEVEVVCSDKAEHRNRAETRLTDVEGLVKPTWQEISERAYDEWHHAIVIDTASKTVDAALDELVSRLKSLPPNA, from the coding sequence ATGCTCATTATCTTCGGTGGTCTGCCTGGCAGTGGAAAGACGACGATCGCCCGCGCTTTGGCTGAGCGGTTGAATGCGGTCCATGTGCGCGTCGATACCATCGAGCAGGCAATCCGTGCCTCCGGAATTGCCGATGATGCCGGGCCTGCAGGCTATATCGTGGCTTACGGTATTGCCGGAGACAATCTGACCCTTGGCAGGACCGTTATCGCCGACTCCGTCAACCCGCTTCGGATAACCCGGTCAGCGTGGCTTTCGGTCGCGCAAGCTGCCGGGGTGACAGCGGCGGAGGTCGAGGTTGTTTGCTCGGATAAAGCCGAGCATCGCAACCGTGCTGAAACGCGCCTCACCGACGTCGAAGGTCTGGTGAAGCCGACATGGCAAGAGATTTCCGAAAGAGCCTATGACGAATGGCACCATGCAATCGTCATCGATACGGCTTCAAAAACGGTCGACGCCGCTTTGGATGAACTGGTGAGCCGATTGAAATCGCTCCCGCCAAATGCCTAG
- a CDS encoding adenylate/guanylate cyclase (PFAM: adenylyl cyclase class-3/4/guanylyl cyclase~SMART: adenylyl cyclase class-3/4/guanylyl cyclase~KEGG: ret:RHE_CH01194 adenylate cyclase protein), protein MTTAIYAPDTDRLPTKTAGHAVSIGALLSIIEWLSGDECHALDEAGLVSGLGRRLQALGVPVDRLTLHLMTLHPEFIGRTIAWAPGEPVEIHDREHGARVAISNTPLRKVMETREPLVVDTGESVHGRWQHIDVFADRGLMQLVIAPLCNVDGPVSAAVFGTRRPGGFTASERQVIERILPALRNTSELRILRQVELSLLDTYIGPLTASRILAGRIRRDEIESMEAALLLCDLRGFTELSNRLPGSTVLGLLNAYFDRIVPAITREGGEVLKFMGDAVLAFFPGYDAAHSCGAALASARAILDEIDHFQYEGIGVKAGIALHYGEVSYGNVGSGRRLDFTLIGGDVNLVSRIQTACSELGEALLMSAPFRDEAGAGDVVSVGAHGLKGFADPVELFTIVR, encoded by the coding sequence ATGACAACTGCGATCTATGCTCCCGATACCGACAGGCTCCCAACGAAGACCGCCGGCCATGCCGTCAGCATCGGCGCACTGCTGTCGATCATCGAGTGGCTCTCCGGCGATGAATGCCACGCGCTCGACGAAGCGGGGCTGGTCTCCGGCCTCGGCCGGCGGCTTCAGGCGCTCGGCGTGCCAGTCGACCGGCTGACCCTGCATCTGATGACGCTGCATCCCGAGTTCATCGGCCGTACCATCGCCTGGGCGCCGGGCGAGCCGGTCGAGATCCACGACCGGGAACACGGCGCGCGGGTCGCCATATCAAATACGCCGCTGCGCAAGGTCATGGAGACCCGCGAACCGCTGGTCGTCGATACCGGCGAAAGCGTGCATGGCCGCTGGCAGCATATCGATGTCTTTGCCGATCGCGGCCTGATGCAGCTCGTCATCGCGCCGCTCTGCAATGTCGATGGCCCGGTCAGCGCCGCCGTCTTCGGCACGCGGCGGCCGGGCGGCTTCACTGCATCCGAGCGTCAGGTGATCGAGCGCATCCTGCCGGCGCTGCGCAACACCAGCGAGCTGCGCATTCTACGCCAGGTCGAGCTCAGCCTGCTCGATACCTATATCGGCCCGCTGACGGCAAGCCGCATCCTGGCCGGCCGCATCCGCCGCGACGAGATCGAATCGATGGAGGCAGCTTTGCTGCTCTGCGATCTGCGCGGCTTTACCGAACTGTCGAACCGGCTGCCCGGCAGCACCGTGCTCGGGCTGCTGAACGCCTATTTCGACAGGATCGTGCCGGCCATTACCCGTGAAGGCGGCGAGGTGCTGAAGTTCATGGGCGACGCCGTGCTTGCCTTCTTCCCGGGTTATGATGCCGCCCATTCCTGCGGCGCGGCCCTGGCATCGGCCCGCGCCATCCTCGATGAGATCGACCATTTCCAGTACGAGGGCATCGGAGTCAAAGCCGGCATCGCCCTGCATTATGGCGAGGTCAGCTACGGCAATGTCGGCTCCGGCCGCCGCCTCGACTTCACCCTGATCGGCGGCGACGTCAATCTGGTCAGCCGTATCCAGACCGCCTGCAGCGAACTGGGAGAGGCACTGCTGATGTCGGCGCCGTTTCGCGACGAAGCGGGGGCAGGGGATGTGGTGTCGGTCGGGGCGCACGGGCTGAAGGGGTTTGCCGATCCGGTGGAGCTGTTTACGATCGTACGGTAG
- a CDS encoding aminotransferase class IV (PFAM: aminotransferase class IV~KEGG: ret:RHE_CH01190 aminotransferase), translating to MAVDTTPRSTTWTHVDGEWFPGNPPLIGPTSHAMWLGSTVFDGARWFDGIAPDLDLHCQRINRSALAMGLKPVKSAEEIVALAWEGVAKFDGATAIYIKPMYWGEHGSPGSVVAVDGESTRFALCLFEAPMGGHGGTSLTVSPYRRPSPETAMTEAKTGSLYPNSGRMIAEARSRGFDNALVRDLNGNVVETASSNVFMVKDGVVMTPAANRTFLAGITRARVIDLLRKAGFDVHEAALSVEDFMQADEIFTTGNYSKVVGVTRLDGRDLQEGPVTRKALELYMDWAFGRSESEE from the coding sequence ATGGCAGTCGATACAACACCCCGTTCAACCACCTGGACTCATGTCGATGGAGAGTGGTTCCCCGGCAATCCGCCGCTGATCGGGCCGACCTCCCATGCCATGTGGCTCGGCTCCACGGTCTTCGACGGTGCCCGCTGGTTCGACGGCATCGCGCCGGATCTCGACCTGCATTGCCAGCGCATCAATCGCTCGGCACTTGCCATGGGCCTGAAGCCGGTGAAATCGGCCGAGGAGATCGTAGCGCTCGCCTGGGAAGGCGTTGCGAAATTCGATGGCGCCACGGCGATTTATATCAAGCCGATGTACTGGGGCGAACACGGTTCGCCCGGCAGCGTCGTCGCCGTCGACGGGGAATCGACCCGCTTCGCGCTCTGCCTGTTCGAGGCGCCGATGGGCGGTCATGGCGGCACCAGCCTCACTGTCTCGCCCTATCGGCGCCCGTCGCCGGAAACGGCGATGACCGAGGCAAAGACCGGCTCGCTCTATCCGAATAGCGGCCGGATGATCGCCGAGGCGCGCAGCCGCGGTTTCGACAATGCGCTGGTGCGCGACCTGAACGGCAATGTCGTCGAGACCGCCTCCTCGAACGTCTTCATGGTCAAGGACGGCGTGGTGATGACGCCCGCCGCCAACCGCACCTTCCTTGCCGGCATTACGCGGGCCCGCGTTATTGACCTGCTGCGCAAGGCCGGTTTCGACGTGCATGAAGCAGCGCTCTCCGTCGAGGATTTCATGCAAGCCGACGAGATCTTCACCACCGGCAACTACTCCAAAGTCGTCGGCGTCACCCGCCTCGACGGCCGCGACCTGCAGGAAGGCCCGGTCACCCGCAAGGCGCTGGAACTCTACATGGACTGGGCCTTCGGAAGGAGCGAGAGCGAGGAGTGA
- a CDS encoding Xylose isomerase domain protein TIM barrel (PFAM: Xylose isomerase domain protein TIM barrel~KEGG: hypothetical protein) encodes MSSLPVVGAAMTLDEVELHRDWLFEKSRDLELQSFVDAEVLNGDWAPLAARARRLLDGHGGRLGIHGPFWGFTIASEDPDIRAIVTRRLLQGLDVCAAIGATHMVIHSPYTSWSYNNLDDNAGAREALVERTHMTLRDAIRRAEDIGCTMVIENIEDKDPHIRVALAESFQSPAVAVSIDTGHAHYAHGYTGAPPVDYYVKAAGNRLQHVHLQDADGYADRHWSLGEGSIRWHAVFRALAKLESNPRLIIEIKDKSKIPASAAYLASIGVAE; translated from the coding sequence ATGTCCTCTCTTCCCGTCGTCGGCGCCGCCATGACGCTCGATGAAGTCGAACTTCACCGTGACTGGCTGTTCGAAAAGTCCCGCGATCTCGAATTGCAGAGCTTCGTCGATGCCGAGGTTCTGAACGGCGACTGGGCGCCGCTCGCCGCCCGCGCCAGAAGGCTTCTCGACGGTCATGGCGGCCGCCTCGGCATTCACGGCCCGTTCTGGGGCTTCACCATCGCCTCGGAAGATCCCGATATCCGCGCCATCGTCACCCGGCGCCTGCTGCAGGGCCTCGATGTCTGCGCCGCCATCGGCGCGACCCATATGGTCATCCACAGCCCTTATACGTCCTGGTCCTACAACAATCTCGACGACAATGCCGGCGCCCGCGAGGCCTTGGTCGAGCGCACGCACATGACCCTGCGCGACGCCATCAGGCGCGCCGAGGATATCGGCTGCACCATGGTCATCGAGAACATCGAGGACAAGGATCCGCATATTCGCGTGGCGCTTGCCGAGAGCTTCCAATCGCCTGCCGTTGCCGTCTCGATCGATACCGGCCACGCCCATTATGCCCATGGCTATACCGGTGCTCCGCCGGTCGATTATTACGTCAAGGCCGCCGGCAACCGCCTCCAGCATGTCCACCTGCAGGATGCCGACGGATATGCCGACCGTCACTGGAGCCTCGGCGAAGGCTCGATCCGCTGGCACGCCGTCTTTAGGGCCCTTGCCAAGCTCGAAAGCAATCCTCGCCTCATCATCGAGATCAAGGACAAGTCGAAGATCCCGGCTTCTGCGGCCTATCTCGCCTCGATTGGCGTGGCTGAATAA
- a CDS encoding secretion protein HlyD family protein (PFAM: secretion protein HlyD family protein~KEGG: rec:RHECIAT_CH0001284 probable protein secretion protein, HlyD family), producing the protein MVELPRKDIFEGARKAEQILAEEAAKAPVAEAPAMPVAEAPIADAPVAGAPKKTGRRIVKRAVIAALLLAGVAFAGDFGYRYWTVGRFIESTDDAYVKADYTTVAPKVAGYISQVLVNDNDAVKAGQVLARIDDRDFQAALSQAKADVKAAEAAITNIDAQISLQQSVIEQARATVDASQASLDFAVSDAARSARLITNGAGTQSRAEQTQSARDQAAAAVERDRAALVTAQNKVPVLQTEREQTVAQRDRAAAAAQQAELNLSYTDIVAAVDGTVGARSIRVGQYVTSGTQLMAVVPLHAVYVVANFKETQLTYISPGQPVEIKVDSFPDISIKGHVDSVSPASGLEFSLLPPDNATGNFTKIVQRIPVKIVIDDEPLSGLLRSGMSVEPEIDTKAVQTSAAAKEGSSNPAG; encoded by the coding sequence ATGGTCGAGTTACCCCGCAAGGACATTTTCGAAGGTGCGAGGAAGGCCGAGCAGATCCTGGCCGAGGAAGCCGCCAAGGCGCCCGTCGCCGAGGCGCCTGCCATGCCTGTCGCCGAAGCGCCGATTGCGGACGCACCGGTCGCGGGTGCTCCCAAAAAGACCGGCCGTCGCATCGTCAAGCGCGCCGTCATCGCCGCCCTACTGCTTGCCGGCGTCGCTTTCGCCGGCGATTTCGGCTACCGCTATTGGACGGTCGGCCGCTTCATCGAATCCACCGACGACGCCTATGTGAAGGCCGATTACACCACCGTCGCCCCGAAGGTCGCCGGCTATATCAGCCAGGTGCTGGTCAACGACAATGATGCGGTCAAGGCCGGCCAGGTTCTCGCCCGCATCGACGACCGCGACTTCCAGGCCGCACTGTCGCAGGCGAAGGCCGATGTGAAGGCGGCCGAAGCCGCCATCACCAATATCGACGCCCAGATCTCCCTGCAGCAATCGGTGATCGAGCAGGCGAGGGCGACGGTCGATGCCTCGCAGGCATCGCTGGATTTCGCAGTATCCGATGCCGCCCGCTCGGCCCGCCTGATCACCAACGGCGCCGGCACCCAGTCTCGCGCCGAACAGACCCAGTCGGCCCGCGACCAGGCCGCTGCCGCCGTCGAGCGCGATCGGGCAGCCCTCGTCACGGCTCAGAATAAGGTGCCGGTGCTGCAGACTGAGCGTGAACAGACGGTTGCCCAGCGTGACCGTGCGGCAGCCGCCGCCCAGCAGGCAGAGCTCAACCTTTCCTATACGGATATCGTCGCCGCCGTTGACGGCACGGTCGGCGCCCGGTCTATCCGGGTCGGCCAGTATGTCACCTCGGGCACGCAGCTGATGGCGGTCGTTCCGCTGCATGCGGTCTATGTCGTTGCCAATTTCAAGGAAACGCAGTTGACCTATATCAGCCCCGGCCAGCCGGTCGAGATCAAGGTCGACAGCTTTCCCGACATCTCGATCAAGGGTCATGTCGACAGCGTTTCCCCGGCAAGCGGCCTGGAATTCTCGCTGCTGCCGCCGGACAATGCCACCGGCAATTTCACCAAGATCGTCCAGCGTATCCCGGTCAAGATCGTCATCGACGACGAGCCTCTGAGCGGCCTGTTGCGTTCGGGCATGTCGGTCGAGCCCGAAATCGACACCAAGGCTGTCCAGACCTCCGCGGCAGCTAAGGAGGGATCATCCAACCCTGCTGGATGA
- a CDS encoding Cupin 2 conserved barrel domain protein (PFAM: Cupin 2 conserved barrel domain protein~KEGG: ret:RHE_CH01188 hypothetical protein): MSNSFVKMPASDEAKRFFVLGDRVERRLRISGAWLNIFDVTVPSGSRTPKHAHASPEVFRILEGRLTIWRLSDSGPEEIEASAGDIVTIPPFMVHGYSNRGTVPVVFSAIVDRDMAEFIEAEGATEPPKASPSAETIARMTAAANAYGITILAA; this comes from the coding sequence ATGTCCAACTCATTTGTGAAAATGCCTGCGAGCGACGAGGCAAAGCGGTTTTTCGTCCTCGGTGACCGGGTCGAGCGGCGGCTCCGGATCAGCGGAGCCTGGCTCAATATCTTCGACGTCACCGTGCCATCAGGCAGCCGGACGCCGAAACATGCGCATGCGAGCCCCGAAGTGTTCCGCATCCTCGAGGGACGCCTGACGATCTGGCGCCTGAGCGACAGCGGCCCCGAAGAGATCGAGGCCAGCGCCGGCGACATCGTCACCATCCCTCCCTTCATGGTGCACGGCTATTCCAACCGCGGAACCGTCCCCGTGGTCTTTTCTGCGATCGTCGATCGGGACATGGCCGAGTTCATCGAAGCGGAAGGCGCGACCGAGCCACCGAAGGCCAGCCCTTCGGCCGAAACCATCGCCCGCATGACGGCGGCTGCTAACGCCTATGGGATCACCATCCTCGCGGCGTGA
- a CDS encoding Alcohol dehydrogenase zinc-binding domain protein (PFAM: Alcohol dehydrogenase zinc-binding domain protein; Alcohol dehydrogenase GroES domain protein~KEGG: ret:RHE_CH01189 alcohol dehydrogenase protein): MKAMFYEAFEQAPEIRTVADPTPAEDGVVISVGASGLCRSDWHGWMGHDPDIRLPHVPGHELAGRIVATGRGVMRFKVGDRVTVPFVSGCGHCSECHSGNQQVCPNQFQPGFTHWGSFAEYVAIDYADTNLVHLPDTIDDATAASLGCRFATSFRAVADQARTGPGEWIAVHGCGGVGLSAIMIATALGANAIGIDISEEKLAFARECGAVATVNASGVADVAEAVREITKGGAHVSIDALGHPVTCFNSIKNLRRRGRHVQVGLMLGEHATPQIPMAQVIGHELEIYGSHGMQAWRYDAMLSMLSAGKIAPQKLIGRRISLEEAVPALMALDKAEATGISVITRFS, from the coding sequence ATGAAAGCCATGTTCTACGAAGCCTTTGAACAGGCGCCCGAAATCCGCACCGTTGCCGATCCGACGCCGGCCGAGGACGGTGTAGTCATATCCGTCGGGGCCAGCGGGCTCTGCCGCAGCGACTGGCATGGCTGGATGGGGCACGATCCCGATATTCGCCTGCCGCATGTGCCGGGACACGAGCTTGCCGGGCGGATCGTCGCCACCGGCCGCGGCGTGATGCGCTTCAAGGTGGGCGACCGGGTGACCGTGCCCTTCGTTTCCGGCTGTGGCCATTGCAGCGAATGCCATTCCGGCAACCAGCAGGTCTGCCCGAACCAGTTCCAGCCGGGCTTCACCCATTGGGGGTCGTTCGCTGAATATGTGGCGATCGATTATGCCGACACCAATCTGGTGCACCTGCCCGATACGATCGACGATGCGACGGCGGCAAGCCTCGGCTGCCGCTTCGCCACCTCGTTTCGCGCCGTCGCCGACCAGGCCCGCACCGGGCCTGGCGAATGGATCGCCGTACATGGCTGCGGCGGCGTCGGCCTGTCGGCGATCATGATCGCCACCGCGCTCGGGGCGAATGCGATCGGCATCGATATATCCGAGGAGAAACTCGCCTTTGCGCGGGAGTGCGGGGCGGTGGCGACGGTCAATGCGTCAGGCGTTGCCGACGTGGCGGAGGCAGTGCGCGAGATCACCAAGGGCGGTGCGCATGTCTCGATCGATGCGCTCGGCCATCCCGTTACCTGCTTCAACTCGATCAAGAACCTGCGCCGGCGCGGGCGGCATGTTCAGGTGGGGTTGATGCTCGGCGAGCATGCGACGCCGCAAATCCCGATGGCACAGGTGATCGGCCACGAGCTGGAAATCTACGGCAGCCACGGCATGCAGGCCTGGCGCTACGACGCCATGTTGTCGATGCTTTCGGCCGGAAAGATAGCGCCGCAGAAGCTGATCGGACGGCGGATCAGCCTCGAGGAAGCCGTGCCCGCGCTGATGGCGCTCGACAAGGCCGAGGCCACGGGGATCAGCGTGATTACGCGGTTTTCGTGA
- a CDS encoding conserved hypothetical protein (KEGG: rec:RHECIAT_CH0001282 hypothetical protein) — MVIAAFLGIACAAYHRALDFWPLDSANGLRGLLDLLGGPLLFLSVAGILFVWFIGVLVALFRRRILGMVSRLIAIIIVPVCFGTMITVPLFDPWLWYVIFNKSRFEASAAASGSAQNGTIIEGRDVSTGIAGAGYNHFVALIFSESDPPKLVYGDSDEEKLAANSVLTHLYGNFYRRDEYF; from the coding sequence ATGGTCATCGCCGCTTTTCTTGGCATCGCGTGTGCAGCTTACCATCGCGCCTTGGATTTTTGGCCGCTTGATTCGGCCAATGGGCTACGAGGACTCTTGGATCTATTGGGAGGGCCGCTGCTCTTTCTCTCGGTCGCGGGCATACTGTTCGTTTGGTTTATCGGCGTATTAGTCGCGTTATTTCGTCGTCGTATCCTTGGAATGGTGAGTCGTCTTATTGCTATCATCATTGTTCCGGTTTGTTTTGGGACGATGATCACCGTGCCTTTGTTCGATCCTTGGCTATGGTACGTCATTTTCAATAAATCGCGTTTCGAAGCGTCGGCAGCCGCGAGTGGCTCTGCACAGAACGGTACGATCATCGAGGGGCGCGACGTTTCGACAGGGATCGCCGGCGCGGGTTACAATCATTTTGTCGCTCTCATCTTTAGCGAAAGCGATCCGCCCAAACTGGTTTATGGCGACAGCGATGAAGAAAAATTGGCAGCCAATTCGGTGCTGACGCACCTCTACGGCAATTTCTACAGGCGAGATGAGTACTTTTGA
- a CDS encoding drug resistance transporter, EmrB/QacA subfamily (TIGRFAM: drug resistance transporter, EmrB/QacA subfamily~PFAM: major facilitator superfamily MFS_1~KEGG: rec:RHECIAT_CH0001285 probable multidrug resistance efflux system protein): MATLQIAANSNALARPAAAAPAAPAVMSPLRMWAAVVGSTLGAFMAVLNIQIVNASLADIQGAIGAGTDDGGWISTSYLIAEIVVIPLSAWLARVFSLRNYLLTNAILFLIFSVACAFAANLQQMIILRAIQGFSGGVLIPMAFTIIITLLPKAKQPIGLALFALSATFAPAIGPTIGGYLTENWGWEHIFYVNLVPGALMVGLLWASLDRAPMNLKLLAKGDWPGIVTMAIGLAALQTVLEEGNKEDWFGSDFIVRLSVIAAVSLTLFLIIELKTANPLLSLRLLLRRNFGFGIVANFLLGIALYGSVFVLPIYLTRIQGYNSEQIGMVLAWTGIPQLLLIPLVPQLMKRFDVRLLIVVGFALFAASNFMNVHMTGDYASDQLFWPNIVRAIGQALVFTPLSAIATAGIEQENAGSASALFNMMRNLGGAVGIASLQTFLSKREQFHSNILTHSVSIFEEATRDRIARLTGYFMSHGVSDQALAGHKAVVAIALKIRKQANIMAFSDTFFLLGVALVVALLATLLLKKPGQLSGGGAH; this comes from the coding sequence ATGGCCACTCTTCAGATCGCAGCCAACAGCAATGCGCTGGCGCGCCCCGCCGCCGCAGCGCCCGCGGCACCTGCCGTCATGAGCCCTCTGCGCATGTGGGCAGCCGTTGTCGGCTCGACGCTCGGCGCCTTCATGGCCGTCCTCAACATCCAGATCGTCAACGCCTCGCTTGCCGATATCCAGGGCGCAATCGGCGCCGGCACGGATGACGGCGGCTGGATTTCGACCTCCTATCTGATCGCCGAGATCGTCGTCATTCCGCTCAGTGCCTGGTTGGCGCGTGTCTTCTCGCTCCGCAATTACCTGCTCACCAACGCCATCCTTTTCCTCATCTTCTCCGTCGCTTGCGCCTTCGCGGCCAATCTGCAGCAGATGATCATCCTCCGCGCCATTCAGGGCTTTTCCGGCGGCGTGCTGATCCCGATGGCCTTCACCATCATCATCACGCTGCTGCCCAAGGCCAAGCAGCCGATCGGCCTTGCCCTCTTTGCCCTGTCTGCCACCTTCGCGCCGGCGATCGGCCCGACGATCGGCGGTTATCTCACCGAGAACTGGGGCTGGGAACATATCTTCTATGTCAACCTGGTGCCCGGCGCGCTGATGGTCGGCCTGCTCTGGGCCTCGCTCGACCGGGCGCCGATGAACCTGAAGCTGCTCGCCAAGGGCGACTGGCCTGGTATCGTCACCATGGCGATCGGCCTGGCAGCCCTGCAGACCGTGCTGGAAGAGGGCAACAAGGAAGACTGGTTCGGCTCCGATTTCATTGTTCGCCTGTCTGTTATCGCCGCCGTCTCGCTGACGCTGTTCCTGATCATCGAGCTGAAGACCGCCAATCCGCTGCTGAGCCTTCGCCTGCTGCTGCGCCGCAACTTCGGCTTCGGCATCGTCGCCAATTTCCTGCTCGGTATCGCGCTTTACGGCTCGGTCTTCGTGCTGCCGATCTATCTGACCCGCATCCAGGGCTATAATTCCGAGCAGATCGGCATGGTTCTCGCCTGGACCGGCATCCCGCAGTTGCTGCTGATCCCGCTGGTGCCGCAGCTGATGAAGCGTTTCGACGTGCGCCTGCTGATCGTCGTCGGCTTTGCCCTCTTTGCCGCCTCGAACTTCATGAACGTCCACATGACCGGCGATTATGCCAGCGACCAGCTGTTCTGGCCGAACATCGTCCGTGCCATCGGCCAAGCGCTCGTCTTCACGCCGCTTTCGGCAATCGCCACCGCCGGCATCGAGCAAGAAAATGCCGGCTCGGCGTCCGCGCTCTTCAACATGATGCGCAATCTCGGCGGTGCCGTCGGCATCGCTTCGCTGCAAACCTTCCTGTCGAAACGCGAGCAGTTCCACTCGAATATCCTGACCCACTCGGTCTCGATCTTCGAGGAAGCCACCCGCGATCGCATCGCCAGGCTCACCGGCTATTTCATGAGCCACGGTGTCAGCGATCAGGCGCTTGCCGGCCATAAGGCCGTCGTCGCCATCGCGCTCAAAATACGCAAACAGGCCAATATCATGGCCTTCAGCGACACCTTCTTCCTGCTCGGCGTCGCCCTCGTCGTCGCCCTGCTTGCAACCCTGCTTCTGAAAAAACCCGGTCAACTCTCCGGCGGCGGCGCCCACTAG
- a CDS encoding transcriptional regulator, LysR family (PFAM: LysR substrate-binding; regulatory protein LysR~KEGG: rec:RHECIAT_CH0001283 probable transcriptional regulator protein, LysR family): MDRLTSLTVFGRVVECGGFSAAARRLNMSVTMVGNHVQSLEDRLGVRLLNRTTRKVSLTETGKYYYERSLQILAELDEADRTAGALSTTPRGTLKVYTSSAIVRFLLPVVGEFMELYPSISLDFSVGERMVDMIEDGYDLVMRTVPPPDSSLVARKLTPWRHMLVCSPVYFESHPMPKTPAEVADHNCLQYAYYPYGDEWRFEDGEGKKESVKISGNVVSNSAEMLRFLTLTGRGIFLAPSFVVFDDIAEGRLVKIMPDYRPIEFNINAVYPNRSHLPTKVRLFIDLLAERFAEHRKWMT; the protein is encoded by the coding sequence ATGGATCGGCTGACAAGCCTCACAGTCTTTGGCCGGGTGGTGGAATGCGGTGGTTTTTCCGCCGCCGCGCGCCGGCTCAACATGTCCGTCACCATGGTTGGCAATCACGTGCAGTCGCTGGAGGACCGGCTCGGCGTGCGACTGCTCAACCGCACGACACGCAAGGTCAGCCTGACGGAAACCGGCAAATATTACTATGAGCGCTCTTTGCAGATCCTGGCCGAACTCGATGAGGCGGATCGGACGGCCGGCGCGCTGAGCACGACGCCGCGCGGCACGCTGAAGGTTTATACCAGCAGCGCCATCGTGCGTTTCCTGCTGCCCGTCGTCGGCGAATTTATGGAACTCTATCCGTCGATCTCACTCGATTTCAGCGTCGGCGAGCGGATGGTCGACATGATCGAGGATGGCTACGATCTGGTAATGCGCACCGTACCGCCGCCGGATTCATCGCTCGTCGCACGCAAGCTGACGCCCTGGCGCCATATGCTCGTCTGCTCGCCGGTCTACTTCGAGAGCCATCCGATGCCGAAAACGCCGGCCGAGGTCGCCGACCACAACTGCCTGCAATATGCCTATTACCCCTATGGCGACGAATGGCGCTTCGAGGATGGCGAGGGCAAAAAGGAGAGCGTCAAGATCAGCGGCAATGTCGTCTCCAACAGCGCCGAGATGCTGCGCTTCTTGACGCTGACCGGGCGGGGCATCTTCCTGGCGCCGAGTTTCGTGGTGTTCGACGACATCGCCGAAGGGCGGCTGGTGAAGATCATGCCGGACTACCGGCCGATCGAATTCAACATCAACGCGGTCTATCCCAACCGCAGCCATCTCCCGACGAAGGTGCGGCTGTTCATCGACCTCTTGGCGGAGAGATTTGCGGAACATCGGAAGTGGATGACGTGA